In one Thermodesulfobium acidiphilum genomic region, the following are encoded:
- the pstB gene encoding phosphate ABC transporter ATP-binding protein PstB: MIKMKLENVRAFFGKNEVLKGINLDIYDRAVTAIIGPSGCGKTTLLRCLNRMHELDKNASVKGKILLDNENIFKMDLYKVRRKVGMVFQRPNPFPFMSIQDNVLAGFLMSGKRLSKKQKEEICEKNLIRVALWEETKDRLKELPTNLSGGQQQRLCIARALANDPEIILMDEPTSALDPISTAKIEELIVNLKNEIVIVIVTHNMQQAARISDFTSFMYLGSLIEYGVTEQIFKVPKEKLTEDYITGRFG, translated from the coding sequence ATGATAAAGATGAAATTGGAGAACGTTCGAGCCTTTTTTGGAAAAAACGAAGTCTTGAAGGGTATAAACCTTGATATTTACGACAGGGCTGTTACAGCGATAATTGGACCTTCTGGATGTGGGAAAACAACCCTTTTGAGGTGTCTGAATAGAATGCATGAGCTTGACAAAAATGCATCTGTTAAGGGCAAAATACTTTTGGACAATGAAAATATTTTTAAGATGGACCTGTATAAAGTGAGAAGAAAGGTTGGAATGGTTTTCCAAAGACCTAATCCCTTTCCATTTATGTCTATACAGGACAATGTTCTAGCAGGATTTCTAATGAGTGGAAAAAGGCTTTCAAAAAAACAAAAAGAGGAGATTTGTGAAAAAAATTTAATTAGAGTTGCTTTATGGGAAGAAACTAAGGATAGATTAAAGGAACTCCCTACAAATCTTTCAGGTGGTCAGCAACAAAGGCTTTGCATTGCAAGGGCTCTTGCAAACGATCCTGAAATTATCTTGATGGATGAGCCTACATCGGCACTTGATCCTATTTCTACTGCGAAAATAGAAGAATTGATAGTGAATCTAAAAAATGAAATAGTAATTGTTATAGTTACACACAACATGCAACAGGCGGCAAGAATTTCTGATTTTACTTCGTTTATGTATCTTGGAAGTTTGATAGAATATGGTGTAACAGAACAGATATTTAAGGTTCCAAAAGAAAAGCTTACAGAAGATTATATAACTGGTAGATTTGGTTAA
- the pstA gene encoding phosphate ABC transporter permease PstA has translation MRFIIDKVFQIFTLSVAIFVSLVLAFILFQLIKDGISSLSINFFTETARPVGSSSGGFKQAIVGSIIIDSLAMVIIVSLSILGGLYLHLYSGSLFAKFLKEAMSLLQGTPTIVCGICVYYIVVKQMGHFSGLAGSIALALVGIPYMVLASEQIFNMTPTLLLEAAYSLGLSRTRVIFYVVLRFAKFPLLAISLLTLARIAGETAPLLFTAFGNSFLELNPTRPMAAIPLQIFIYAISPYDEWHRLAWAGALVLITFVTVLSIILGRYRRLGE, from the coding sequence TTGAGGTTTATTATTGATAAAGTTTTTCAAATTTTTACATTGTCTGTGGCGATTTTTGTATCTTTGGTCTTAGCCTTTATTCTCTTTCAACTTATAAAGGATGGAATTAGCTCGCTAAGCATTAATTTTTTTACTGAAACGGCAAGACCAGTAGGTTCTAGTTCAGGAGGATTTAAACAGGCGATTGTAGGCTCGATAATTATTGATTCACTTGCAATGGTAATAATAGTTTCTTTGTCTATTTTAGGTGGTCTCTATTTACACCTCTATTCAGGAAGTCTCTTTGCTAAGTTTTTAAAAGAAGCCATGTCTTTGCTTCAGGGGACGCCTACAATTGTTTGTGGTATTTGTGTTTATTATATAGTTGTGAAGCAAATGGGGCACTTTTCTGGCCTTGCTGGTTCAATAGCACTTGCATTAGTGGGAATACCTTATATGGTACTTGCTAGTGAACAGATTTTTAATATGACTCCTACTCTTTTGCTTGAGGCGGCTTATTCGCTTGGTCTTTCTAGGACAAGGGTTATTTTTTATGTAGTGCTTAGATTTGCAAAATTTCCACTTCTAGCTATTTCACTTTTGACTCTTGCGCGAATAGCTGGAGAAACAGCTCCACTTCTTTTTACAGCTTTTGGAAACAGCTTTTTAGAATTAAATCCTACAAGGCCAATGGCTGCGATACCGTTACAAATATTTATATATGCGATCTCTCCATATGATGAATGGCACAGGCTGGCCTGGGCTGGGGCATTAGTTCTAATAACATTTGTTACAGTTTTAAGTATAATTTTAGGTCGTTATAGAAGACTTGGGGAGTAG